The Oncorhynchus kisutch isolate 150728-3 linkage group LG14, Okis_V2, whole genome shotgun sequence genomic sequence aaacGCGAGGGATTCAAATAGCCATGGAAAAGAGGTAGGCCCAGAGGGGTACAAAATAATCAAATAGTAAATAacgttaataataataataacaatgacagTAAATAATCATTTGGGACAAATAACAAACAGCAACGACGAGGGAAAAGTGGGTACATTTTTAGATGATTTTCTTTTGAAGCTGTCAGTTACAATGCAAGGCAGGACAAAAGACGTACTGGGTGGCTACGGCAACACCAACATCTGCATACAGACACCCACTTACACCATACTAGTGCTATGAACAAACTCTTGAGCGAGTCTTTTTTTTGGGCCCGGCTCTTGTTGAGTTACAAAGGCTGGAGGGACCTAGACGGCACCCGCAGAGCGTCTTCTCAGATTACGGGAAGTCCCTCTCTGAGGTTTTGTGATGTCATATCCTGCATGGGCGAGGGTTGTTTCTTTGGTTAAGAGTCTTCCAACCCAGAGACTAGTACGGGGGTGGGGGATCATGTCGCTAGTGATGTCACCTTCCTTTTACTCTAGGTTAACCCACATTACAGACCTCTCAGCAGACCAGGTCTACCTCAAACATGTACATATTCAGGTGGCGGAGTGTTACTGATGCATTCTCCTAGTATAGTTCATGGTCCAAGACAAAGGCCAAGTCCAGACAAACAGTGGGTTCAATAGACAACAAAGGTGCCCTGTCCTTGTGTTTCCAGGAGAGTTTGGGTTGCTGAGAGGGGGTGGGATCCTGGTCGTAAAGTTGgggttcgggggggggggggggggggggggggcagaaaacGGGGGGGCCAGAAAACGTGACCCCAAAATCTTAAAACGTTTCCACGATGCAACATTTCTCCATTATTTGTTCATTTACTGGTCGCTTTTCACCCACCAATCAGAACACTTATTTTTACATTATAAATATTAAATGTGTTCCGATTCCTCTTGCACATGATCCCTTTCCAATTCAGCTCCACTGTCAAGAGAGGCAAGGTGAGAAGAGGCtccctcatatatatatatacacatgtccGACAGAGTTATCATTAAAAATAGCATTTCCTGATTCATATCAAATTATAATTTTTTGAATTATAACATTTGTATTTAATATATTCAAATAAAATATGTGTAGTATTGGTTTTAGTTATTCAGATTCTGTTTCTTGGTATAAAAAAAAGGCAAAGTGGCAGTCAGTGTATAAGGTCTGTGCCCACACCAACAAATTTCAGTACGGTATGCTTGAGGcttctatagtgtgtgtgtgtgtacattattTGGCCAGGGTAATTCACGTATAGTCGCCTGTCAGCTTAAAAAAAAGCACAATCTCAatttgtcttgtttgttcaaaAAAAATGTGCTGCGTATTtgtgaaatacagaaaataaaaaGGAATTTAAAAGTTTAAAATGTCACTAAAAGGCTTTGCATGAGCTCACCTAGGTACTCGCATTCATTTCACTGTATACTTTTTTGGGggagtgagaaaaaaaaaatattcgtTTCAGTTCAAGAACATTGTATATACAGAGGTACTTCTAACCCTCCGTGCACCGCGTCTTCCCAAATACTgtcctttttttcttttttgagGCGCTCTCTATGGGAGAAAGAAGCAGCTCAAACCAGGGGAACGGAGGAGACCTCTAAGATACTCTTTCAACACCATTCCAAGCGAACAAATTACCAATCTCCTCGTTTCACTCCTTATAAGATTGTGCAAAAGTCATGTAGGGTCCCCACATTAATGGCCCCTAACATGTAGGGCCCCCACATGAATGGCCCCTAACATGTAGGGTCCCCACATTAATGGCCCCTAACATGTAGGGTCCCCACATTAATGGGCCCTAACATGTAGGACCCCCACATTAATGGCCCCTAACATGTAGGACCCCCACATTAATGGCCCCTAACATGTAGGGCCCCAACTTGAAGGCTTTTTGCTGCTCCCCTTGTTGGACCCTGCCCAGTACACGAGCTGTCCATTAAGGCTTGGATGCACGCCATTTTGTTTTTTGTCCCTACGCTCAAGTCGGTGGGGGACGATGGTCAAAGAGAGAGCGCTGACTCAGACACAAATTCAGTCCTAAGTCTCTAAGTCAGTCCCTGTGATTAGACAGATATGGACAGGGAAGTCTCTTCGTTATGACTCCTGAGCTCCCTTCCCAGTCAAAGGTGATGGAATAGTTGACAAGAGTTGGTACGAGGCCCCTCGCTTTCCTTTGCTTTGTAAACCATTGTATGTGAAGACAGGCACTTCTGTAATCTCTTTTCAAGTCTGTTgaaggggtgggtgggtgggggggggttctttCCCATCTGTGTTGATGCATCCCTGAAAGGCAAAGGAGCTATGGGTGTTACTGGGAGATGTTGAGGCGAGATGGGAGGCACCTAAAGGCAGTGTACAGGTCTAAGGGATAGGCCCAGGGGGTCCTTCGTTTAGAGGGGGTGTCAGTATTAATTTGTGTCTATGACCATCCCTTAGTGTCTATGACCATCCCTTAGTGTCTTAGTCACAGAATGCCGAGCTGTTTGTTAATGTTCTGGGTTTCATGTGTTGCAAATTGGAGTAAAAAGGCTTTTTGCCCAGGCACTTGTTTCTATGTGCATGCTTGGTTATATGAGTGAATGTGTATGTAGGTACGGGCATGTGATTGTGTGTATGCGTGTCCACGGTTTGTGCGTATCCCTGCCTCAGCAAGCTCCATGGCTCTCCAGAGACAGCTGGGCTGTGGCTCTCTGCAACTCGGAGCTGGCCCTGCGCTGGGCCGGAGGGGGAGGAGCGCGCATACTCAGGGACAGGCTTCTCCTTGGCCCCTCCCCATTCTCTGACTCCCTCCTTGCTGGCTCCACCTGTTTCTCTGCCCGCACTTTCTTGTCCTCGGCCTCATCGCGCTCGCCATCGGCCTCCATCTTCTGGTCCTCGCTCCAGCGGCGTTTGAAGCGCAGCTTCAGGGGGATGCAGAGGGTGTCACCAGGGCTGATGGGAGGGCCTTGGCCCGGCTCGCGCTTCAGGGCCaacagggagggggttagagggcCCATGGGAGGGGCGGCGGGGGTTTTGAACACGTCCTCGTCCAGGTCGTCCTCGACGATGGCGCCCAGGTTGCCGTTGGTGATGGCAGTAGGGGCGGTTCCGTTGGTGGGATGAGGGGGGGTGAAGACATCTCCCTCGTCATCATCAAGCAGCTCGTCCTCCTCGCTGATGTCGgtcacctccacctcctcatcgGACTCAACGTCGGAGACAGGCTCCACCTAGACAATAAGAGACAACAGATGAGTCACTGTTGAGAACATCTCTTTTTACATTAACAAACTGGTGGTTAGTCAGGCTAATCTTGATTCTAGTTAGGGATTGGCTCACCTTGATTTTTGGGcccactgaggaggaggagttagAGAGTAGTCCTGAGGCAGCGTAGGAGGAGCCTAGGCTAGAGGAGGAGACCCCGGTAGAGGAGGTGGAGCCGTCCTTCTGTTTACGCCCCAGCGGAGGTGGCTGCAGCTTGAACTTGAAGGGCGAGGGGTGCTGCTCCTCCCCTTGGTGGTGGTGCAACGAATGGGAGTGGGGCATGGGCGGGGCATGGTGGTGGGCTGTCATGGGCTTGTCAGGGGCGGCAGAGGGCCTGTGGGGCTGGGGGACCACGATGTTGGGGTAGTGGAAGAAGGCTCTGGGGCTGAGGTGGTAGTTGTAGACACTCTGGTGGTGGGCCTGCAGGTAGCGCTTCATGTCGTCCGGGTTGAAGGAGAAGTGGGAGCCCAGCATGGGGCTGAGGGAGGGGGACGGGGTGTAGGGCAGGTGGGAGCCAGGGGTCATGGAAAGGGCCGGAGACAGGGTGGAGCCCAGGAGGCCCCCAGGGCCCGGCAGGGGGGACACAGGGAACGGGGACATGGGGTCACCATGGACTCTGTGGCCGGGCGGGGGGCGGCCTAGCCCACCAGGGCCTCCGTAGGCGCGAAACAGCGAGTCGTGGGAGAGGCGGGGGTGGAGGAGGCCGCGGAATGCCCGTTCAGGGCCCGTGCCGCCACGATCTTCACCCCCCACGCCTTCCTCCAGCTCAGAGTTGGTGGAGGTGCCGTCGCTGCAGTCGGAGACAGAGCCGCGGCCCAGGCGGCGGGCCACGCTGCTGAACATGCCCGGGCTGCGCAGGTCCTCACTGGGGGAGAGCACATCGGACGGGGTGGAGGGGGGAAAGCGGAAGTGGCTGCCCCCAGTCGGCACGGGGGGGGCGCTCTGGGGGACTCCCCTACCTGGAGAGACGACGAGTTAGAGGGTAGGAATGAAACTGAGGTAATCAGAGAGTAAAATAAGAGAGAGACGAGGAAAACAGTAGAGGAAAAACAAGTGAGAGGCACTAGGTGACAGAAGGATGAGTGACTGAAAGTGAAACCAAGTAAgaagaagcaggtgagtgagaggAAAAGTCACTGTATACCGAGACCGAGAAACACACGGCTCACACTGGCCACGTGTTACATTCCACTTTCCGATGCTTCCATGCCAAATTGTGGCACACAATAAATTCTTGGCATCCTCGCCCATGCCAAAATTAAATATTGGAAAGTTATTTTTTTGCCATCACAAACATGGATCAGGTTGCTCCATTTCCCTAAAACCGCTGAGTGAGTTAACGTCGGAGaggcatgggtgtgtgtgtgttactgttatatCAAAACACATGTCAAAACCCCGGAACCACATCACATATGGAGTATAATAAAAACATCACGCAGCAGTTATGCCACATGGTATCAGGATTCAAGTGTGCCGTATTTACACTGTGGTGGTTGTGATTACCGCCGGAGGGGATTTCAGGATTTCAGAAAACACTTGGTATGAAGCGGATAAACACAGATGCAATCCTCGCTGCACTACATAAACCCGATGGGGATGGATTCGTGTTTTAGCATTTAGCCCGCGCCATTACCAGTCAGTCGGTGTAGCGGTTTCCATTACAAAATGGCGCTCCTATGGGTTAAGCTCTCAGGTCTGTATTAGCGTCGTCTTTAAAACATTTGTAATTGGATAGATGCATACAAATGAAATAAAGAAAATCTCTAAATAACACGAGGACTTTATGGAAATGCTTTCGAAAGAGTGAAGACTTCCAAACGACGGACGCGCACAACGTATTCAGCTATACTGTGCTCAAACTGCTAACAATGTTGATGTCTCGGATCACTCTGTGCCAGTGATAGTCGCTGGTGGATTTTTTAAACCAGACTAGAGACAGAGTACTGACCAGAGCCCATGTCGATGAAGGGGTAGTTGACCAGCACCAGCTTGTTGAAGTTGAACTTGTAGGTAAACCTCTTCCCTTTGGTCTTGTGGAGGATTCTCTTGTTGTAGTAgtatctgtgtgggggggggggggaggggtttGCATGGTTACTAACCCTTTGTTCAATTTCCATGTTTAGATAAGGATTAAATACATTCAATTACATACTTTCCAGCATTACTGAGTGCAATACACAGAAAACCCCCAAATCACTGTGTAGTTGTTTATCTAAGGGTCTCATTATGTGCCGTAACCAACCATGCCTCAATATGAAACGTAATGAGTAGACAGTGTAGTATACTACGCCTCTCTTGCAAGATGCGTTTTACCTCAATGAGACAAACATTTACAAACGACGGTTAAATAAACACACTGGGAAACTGATTCAGGTCTTGAAGAACTCCTGTTGCACTGAGTGGGAGGAAGTCCTCAGAGACTGAGAGCACTACAGTGGCCGCTGAAGCAAAAGGCAGCTAGTTCTAGCCTTTTCATTGCCGATCCTCTCACTCAGTGGCCGCACTGACTCGATGAATGAAGGGCCTCTTCCCGATTGCTGCGACTCCAAAATTATGACTAGAGTGGGCTCCCACCTACACACTTGCTAAAATGGCAGTGATTAGTGGAGGGCTGACGGGTGCTTGCTTTGATATAGACGATGTGAAGTGGAGACGGGAGGTTTGGACTGGAACATAATGTTCACAGGCGCAGAAAGAGAGGACTTGAACacgtgggggagggggggggcaggaagtACCACGCGAGCgccaacacaagcacacactgtgTGATACGGTGAGTGACTACTGGAgttgacacacagagagagagagagagagctaggcgAAACATGCGgggacacacaagctcacacatgGGCTGCGGTGCTTTGAAGAACATTTGAACTCACTTCAAACAAAGCACAAAGGGCTAACGTTACTACTGCCGGAATGCCACAGCTTTAAAGCACCACATTTTGAACACTAACGGAGCTCGTCCCCCCCGAATCAAAGCCTGAACCCTAATGAGGAAAGAACATTGCAGTCTTTCAATTACTTCAGAATGGAAAACTATTTTCATTGAAGAGTTTTACGACGGAACAATAGTACCAGAGGTTAGGGTCCGCCCGGTCGAGGAGACTAGTTTACTATAGAAACAAACCCACAAGGCGCAGATGGGATGGAGGAGGACTGGCAGAGAAAGCAGCAGTGACGAGTCATTGGTAGGATGAGCACTAGCTGACCCACACCAACCTACGACTTGAAGGTGATGCTGACAAGCTGGTATGTGTCCAGCGCTGgctgctaagtgtgtgtgtgtgtgttgtgtgatagCCAGAGATGTGAGTACAGACAGAGGACTAAATAAAAGCTCTCCTCTTCCCACGTGCTCTGCAGGTGTGTGGGTTTCTAAAAAGACAAACGTTATCTAAATGAGCGGTCACATTAAAACGAGGGACCTTGACGTATGTCGGAGAACAACAAGCCGCGCTCCCGCTTGCTCCTGCGCTCTCCTCCCACTCTCATTGAAAGAGTAACGAGGAGGGAGCCACTCCAGAGCTCTCATTATTCCGGCCCAACTTAAATCAGCTAAAAGCGCTCTTCAAATGGAGAGATATTAGTTGAGTTGGGTGTGTTAGAGCAGAAGCAGAAGTTTAAGCACACTGCAGCCCTGAATACAGATTTCCCCCACTCCTGGTCTAAGAACAAAATACCATTCAACCTGTATTTACACAGGTTTCTCACACtgaaataaaatctattttgcaAGAGAGATTTGTTCACTTCCTTCCATCCTACAATACCCAGAACCCCTACGTCGTAGTGACAGTTGTTCCCGTTTCTTACCGAAGCGCCCTGCTCAGCTTGTCGTAGTTCATCTGAGGTTTGCACTTGCGGGCGCCCCACAGTCGGGCCACCTCTTCGGGGTCCTTGATGACAAACTCTCCGTAGTCGCCCTGCCAGGCGATGACTTCATGGTACTCCTCCTTCCGCAGCAGCTCCAGGATGAAGCACCACAGCTGGATCTGTCGCGAGCCGGGGCTCGACTCGGGCTTGTAGGCCCAGTCGGGGAAGGCGAACCCTGTTGACGGGGAGAAGGGGTTAGATGGAGGTGTAGTGCTCATATGCTGGGGGTGGTGGAACATGGGGCTGAGAAAAGCAGAGGCAACAGGGAAAAGGCAGGTAGTGGAGAGTCGACAAAGGGTtgaagaatgggccaaaaaaaAATATCATTGAATTGTGTTTGATTCCCATGTGGCGGGTCACAAGAAGATTACTGacgtcactttggataaaagggTCTTACAGAGCTGTGCTGGGATCAGTGTATAACAGCAAAGGAGGTTGGTTTTTGGGGTAAACTTGTTTTGAGTTTGAAATCAAAGCTGTACAGGGATTGGGCCTGGCGCTTTCATATCAGTTTCGTCGTATATCAGCCTTGAGTACAAAGACAAAATAAAAGATAGAACGAGCATTAGACACAGAACATGTGAGAACAGTGAGAGTGAATATGTGTTTTAGCGAGGTAGGTTGTCCTTAAAGACTCAACACCACTTCAAAGCAAGGCCAGGCAGACTAGCAGagacataaccacacacacacctccttagGACTAAATGTGCTCTAGCAACCAGGCCGAGAAAATCTCTCATAGAAACATATGGGCACAATACAACACATAAAACGCCATACGGAATGCATACCAGAGATATTTATGGTTGTCATAGGAAAACATTACGACATATCTAAAACACTAGAGTAAACACTTAgataaaaacacacaagaacacaGTCCGCAATGCAGACATTGTCCCAATGTTGGGCCAAAGTCCACATTTGTCACTATACATCTTCATTCCAGTTCAAATGCTGCTGCACCAGAATGACTGTGATGCCCATTGTCACTAAACCTCTTTGTAAGCCGACACGTTGAAATCATGAAGGTAGATTCGATTTTGCAAGTCACCCAGTTAAAAGCCTATGACACGTGACTCATTCCGAGCAATCAGATAGGCTAAACCATTGAACTACTTCAATTGTCTCGTCTGAAATGACTAAACAATGAATGGTTCTGATGGCCATCCGATGCTTCACAGCCCATAAAGCATACGCATATCATTCCCACATCGTAGACGATAGGGCCCAGATCAATGGCGCCACTTCAGCATCTGTACCACTTGGGCAGATGCTGGGAAGCTGGTGCCAACGCACATGTAAAGTCCAGCAGGAACAGAGAACATGAAAGCAAGTGAGCAAATTGAacaaacacacatgtacagaAAAGGTAAAAGTGGGCGCAGAGTGCTCACACACGAATAGCAGCAATGCCCACTGAGCGTGCGTCAGTGCTGACTCATGGCCTGTTCTTGTTTGTCATTCAGCTTTCACATGGAGTACGCCTTTCCCCTCCGCGCTGCCATCCCTTTCTTTTCTTCGCTCCCTCTGACACCATCGCCTAGCAACAGGCTATTTTAGCTCTATAAATAAACACACCGAACAAAAAAACTGTAATTCAATTAAAAAGGTTCCAAATTTTTTTTTTCagaaagtggggggggggggggggcgaggtaAGAGAGAAATTGGGCGAGAGGGGCCAGGGAAGAGGCGTCAAAGGATAAAAAGAGAACATCTTGTCATCTGTGGTTTCACTGATGAAAGTTCACTGTTCCGCTGTCCATTAGCCGGCTGCCTTGGGAAAACGACACAGACATCCACCGGTGTCCGTCACATACAACAAATCTCCAACACTCACAATGCTGCTCCTATCTAGACAGAGGAGTgcaaaaaaaagagagaagaaaaCAAACACACAGCTATTACAAGCCTGTTTTCTGCTCTGTTGCGCTAACTACAAGTGGTCCTGGTGGGACTGCTGCTGGTCCTGCGGGTGACAGTAACTATGATAGGAataacacacagataaacacgcTCATAGCGCAGCACCATAATAACACACGCGTGTGGTGTGCTGATACCTGGGACGAGAGTCAGGTCGTTGGCCATAATGACCCAACGAACATCAAGCGTGTGAGGTCAGTAAGAAGGCACAGTTGCCCAACCATTCTCCCTGGGTCTTTAAGGGAAAGAACGGAAGGAGTAGTGACAGAAAGTGTATTTTTACGACAACCACCAGAGAGCCTATTATTCGAGGAACCTGAATTTCCCTTCCAGCAGAACACACAGGATCTTCACACGAGAACCATTTTCATACAAGGCTTTCAATACAGCTAATTTTATTAAAAAACGTCCCTCTGATGTCATGTGTTTATAATAGTAGGTTTaataacaggtgtgcattgtacGCCAACTGCTCTGAGACCAGGGGCTCCGTCTCTTTCTCACCCTGTTCCCGCCATCaattcccccttttccctcccttcctcctattCTTTCCTGGCTCTATATTTAACTTCAGGAAAAAGGTTGGCTGGCCTCCGTTTGCTAGTGATGGCTGTCTGGCCACAGAGATGGGTAGGTGAGGGCACGGGGGTGAATGGACTTGTTCTCCATGTGAGTAGAGCGTAGTCACTGGACTACACTCCACTGACTTTCAACAGGGACATGCCATGGTGCACTGTTATTGCGAGAGGGCGAACACTGTCAAAAAAACAAGAAAGCAAGCACAAAAAGCTGCTTCATGCTAATAAGTGGATGCTAACATTGACTCATGCTCACATAAGGGCTAACCGTTCCCGATCCTAAAGACATGGCCATCAACACCAACTCgtgattttatttaactaggcaagtcagtcaagaacaaattcttatttacaatgacggcctgcccccggccaaacccagacgatgctgggccaattgtgtgatacagcctagaatcgaaccagggtctgtagtgacgccttagatgcagtgccttagaccactgcgccactcaggagccctaaaGCCAGATAGGTCCAAGTATTAAAAGTGAGAGAAGGGGGTGACTTAATAAAAACAGGAATGAGACAGAAGAAAAGTAAATTAAcatgtaggagagagaggggtgggggggtggggtatAAGGAGATGAGAAGAGTAAAGAAACTCTTGATATGCGATTGTCATCTTCACGTCAACAATCGTCAATGTCGAAGCTGCAGAGATGAAAGCAAGTTAGAATGCAACGGTGGTCGGACCGTTGTGGGGCCGGACTGCGACGGTGTAATGGATCCCGAGGTGCGCCGGGGCCAACTGTGCCCAGACAGAAACCAGACGCGTCTCGGGGAGTTCCGTGCAGTGCAAGCTGTGATTAAAAATCAGCCCTAGATGGTTAGACAGAGTGCGTGTTTGCGTCAATTTCCCTGCTATGTGAGGACTGTCGAGTATGAGTGCAGGTCTCGCCTCGTGCGGGGAGGACTCGGAGCCAGTGTTTATGAGCACGCCTGTGCAGGCTCTGCTCAGTCTCCACCCTCAGCAATA encodes the following:
- the LOC109903624 gene encoding ETS domain-containing transcription factor ERF; this translates as MKTPGDTGFAFPDWAYKPESSPGSRQIQLWCFILELLRKEEYHEVIAWQGDYGEFVIKDPEEVARLWGARKCKPQMNYDKLSRALRYYYNKRILHKTKGKRFTYKFNFNKLVLVNYPFIDMGSGRGVPQSAPPVPTGGSHFRFPPSTPSDVLSPSEDLRSPGMFSSVARRLGRGSVSDCSDGTSTNSELEEGVGGEDRGGTGPERAFRGLLHPRLSHDSLFRAYGGPGGLGRPPPGHRVHGDPMSPFPVSPLPGPGGLLGSTLSPALSMTPGSHLPYTPSPSLSPMLGSHFSFNPDDMKRYLQAHHQSVYNYHLSPRAFFHYPNIVVPQPHRPSAAPDKPMTAHHHAPPMPHSHSLHHHQGEEQHPSPFKFKLQPPPLGRKQKDGSTSSTGVSSSSLGSSYAASGLLSNSSSSVGPKIKVEPVSDVESDEEVEVTDISEEDELLDDDEGDVFTPPHPTNGTAPTAITNGNLGAIVEDDLDEDVFKTPAAPPMGPLTPSLLALKREPGQGPPISPGDTLCIPLKLRFKRRWSEDQKMEADGERDEAEDKKVRAEKQVEPARRESENGEGPRRSLSLSMRAPPPPAQRRASSELQRATAQLSLESHGAC